In Musa acuminata AAA Group cultivar baxijiao chromosome BXJ2-8, Cavendish_Baxijiao_AAA, whole genome shotgun sequence, one genomic interval encodes:
- the LOC135618819 gene encoding RCC1 domain-containing protein RUG3, mitochondrial-like yields the protein MALRRRSLRGLRHLHTAAGPILWSHAAEESDLPSSTVQVLSWGRGASGQLGGGKEETRLYPSSVATLRLPPDFRLAPVQGRLPSPPVGSAADAKVEVGVSCGLFHSVLLVDGKFWMWGKGDGGRLGFGDENTVFVPTLNPNLEGVRSIALGGIHSTSLTRSGEVFTWGYGGFGALGHSVYHRELLPRVVKGSWEENITHLATSGAHTAAITETGKVFTWGRDQGDGRLGLGSGGGPGEAGSFSIPSKVNALPVPVQAVSCGGFFTMALTSDGQIWNWGANSNYELGRGNNVSDWRPQPIPSLKDTRVIQIASGGYHSLALTDTGKVLSWGHGGHGQLGHPSVQNQKVPLGIEALAQEHVVHIANGGSTSAAVTDKGKLYMWGNARDCQLGVPGLPEFQKLPVEVKFLMEDEDLGPHHVISVAVGASHAMCLVLRQNAPLAKL from the exons ATGGCTCTCCGGCGCCGCTCCCTGCGCGGGCTTCGCCACCTGCACACCGCCGCCGGTCCGATCCTGTGGAGCCACGCAGCTGAGGAATCCGACTTGCCATCATCGACCGTGCAGGTCCTGTCTTGGGGCCGCGGCGCATCCGGCCAGCTTGGCGGCGGCAAGGAGGAAACCCGCTTGTACCCTTCCTCGGTGGCCACCCTCCGCCTCCCTCCCGATTTCCGCCTTGCCCCCGTTCAAGGCCGCCTCCCTTCTCCGCCGGTTGGGTCCGCCGCCGACGCGAAAGTTGAAGTGGGGGTCTCGTGCGGGCTCTTCCATTCCGTTTTGCTCGTGGATGGGAAGTTCTGGATGTGGGGAAAGGGTGATGGTGGGAGGCTCGGGTTCGGTGACGAGAACACCGTCTTCGTTCCTACCTTAAACCCTAATCTTGAAGGTGTTCGGAGTATTGCCCTTGGTGGGATCCACTCAACCTCCCTTACCCGCTCCGGAGAGGTCTTCACGTG GGGTTATGGTGGGTTCGGAGCCCTTGGGCATTCAGTTTATCATAGAGAATTGCTgcctcgagttgtaaaaggttctTGGGAGGAAAATATTACGCATCTTGCGACTAGTGGAGCCCATACTGCTGCTATTACCGAAACTG GTAAGGTTTTTACTTGGGGTCGTGATCAAGGTGATGGTAGGCTGGGACTTGGTAGTGGTGGAGGCCCAGGTGAAGCTGGTTCTTTTTCCATCCCTTCCAAAGTAAATGCACTACCTGTCCCTGTCCAAGCAGTCAGTTGTGGTGGTTTTTTTACGATGGCACTTACTTCAGATGGTCAAATATGGAACTGGGGAG CAAATTCAAATTATGAACTAGGGAGAGGCAATAATGTCAGTGATTGGAGACCACAGCCTATTCCAAGCCTTAAAGACACTCGCGTCATTCAGATAGCCAGTGGTGGTTACCATTCTTTAGCTTTGACAG ATACCGGTAAAGTTCTTTCGTGGGGCCACGGAGGTCATGGTCAATTGGGTCACCCTTCTGTTCAAAACCAGAAAGTACCACTTGGCATCGAGGCTTTGGCTCAGGAGCATGTCGTGCATATTGCGAATGGAGGGTCAACCTCAGCTGCTGTTACAG ATAAAGGTAAGTTATACATGTGGGGAAATGCAAGAGATTGTCAGCTAGGTGTTCCTGGTCTGCCAGAATTCCAAAAACTGCCCGTTGAAGTTAAGTTCCTGATGGAGGATGAGGACTTGGGTCCGCACCACGTGATTTCAGTTGCAGTCGGTGCATCTCATGCGATGTGCTTGGTTTTGAGGCAGAATGCCCCTCTTGCAAAACTTTGA
- the LOC103993643 gene encoding zinc transporter 4 has protein sequence MKATNALLLLFSFLLLLPLQALGGCECTRDVESRNATKALRLKFVAIASILTAGAVGVLIPILGRSVSALQPEHDMFFVIKAFAAGVILATGLIHILPAAFQSLTSPCLAEHPWHTFPVTGFVVMSSAMWTMMIDSFATSYYKRSHFSKARPVEEDEEHGQEGHVHVHTHPSHGHAHGSTAAAAEEASVSERIRHQVISQVLELGILVHSVIVGISLGASQRPSTIRPLVGALSFHQFFEGIGLGGCIVQAGFRAKSTVVMAVFFSLTAPVGIALGIAISSVYDDASSTALIVEGVFNAASAGILVYMALVDLLAADFTNPRMQSNGRLQLGAHLALLLGAGSMSLIAIWA, from the exons ATGAAAGCTACGAATGCTCTGCTGctgctcttctccttcctcctactCCTCCCCCTCCAAGCTCTCGGTGGCTGCGAGTGCACTCGAGATGTGGAAAGCCGCAACGCGACGAAGGCGCTACGGCTAAAGTTCGTCGCCATCGCTTCCATCCTAACCGCGGGCGCCGTCGGGGTGCTCATTCCCATCCTGGGGAGATCTGTCTCGGCTCTGCAGCCTGAGCACGACATGTTCTTCGTGATCAAGGCGTTCGCCGCGGGAGTCATACTCGCGACGGGGCTGATTCACATCCTCCCCGCAGCATTCCAGAGCTTGACGTCGCCGTGCCTGGCCGAGCACCCCTGGCACACGTTCCCTGTCACGGGGTTCGTGGTCATGTCGTCTGCAATGTGGACGATGATGATTGATTCCTTCGCCACCAGCTACTACAAGAGGTCTCACTTCAGCAAGGCGCGGCCGGTCGAGGAGGATGAGGAGCACGGACAGGAGGGGCATGTTCACGTCCACACGCATCCCTCCCATGGACATGCCCATGGCTCCACGGCAGCGGCGGCCGAGGAAGCCTCGGTTTCCGAGAGGATCCGCCACCAAGTCATCTCTCAA GTGCTGGAGCTGGGAATCCTGGTCCATTCGGTCATCGTTGGGATCTCTCTGGGTGCTTCACAGAGGCCCTCCACCATTAGGCCTCTGGTAGGAGCCTTGAGCTTCCATCAATTCTTCGAAGGGATCGGACTCGGTGGATGCATCGTTCAG GCAGGCTTCAGAGCCAAGTCAACGGTGGTCATGGCGGTCTTCTTCTCCCTCACGGCGCCCGTCGGCATCGCGTTGGGCATCGCGATATCCTCAGTGTACGACGACGCCAGCTCGACGGCTCTCATCGTCGAGGGGGTCTTCAATGCCGCCTCTGCTGGCATCCTCGTCTACATGGCGCTCGTGGATCTACTGGCGGCAGACTTCACCAACCCCAGGATGCAGAGCAATGGGCGGCTGCAACTTGGAGCACACCTCGCCCTTCTTCTCGGCGCAGGTTCGATGTCCTTGATCGCCATATGGGCATAG